Proteins from one Coffea arabica cultivar ET-39 chromosome 8c, Coffea Arabica ET-39 HiFi, whole genome shotgun sequence genomic window:
- the LOC113704038 gene encoding ABC transporter E family member 2, protein MSDQRLTRIAIVSSDKCKPKKCRQECKKSCPVVKTGKLCIEVTPASKIAFISEELCIGCGICVKKCPFEAIQIINLPKDLDKDTTHRYGPNTFKLHRLPVPRPGQVLGLVGTNGIGKSTALKVLAGKLKPNLGRFNNPPDWQEILTYFRGSELQNYFTRILEDNLKAIIKPQYVDHIPKAVQGNVGQVLDQKDERDMKQDLCEDLELNQVLDRNVGDLSGGELQRFAIAVVAIQNAEIYMFDEPSSYLDVKQRLKAAQVVRSLLRPNSYVIVVEHDLSVLDYLSDFICCLYGKPGAYGVVTLPFSVREGINIFLAGFVPTENLRFRDESLTFKVAETPQESAEEIETYARYKYPTMSKTQGNFKLKVIEGEFTDSQIIVMLGENGTGKTTFIRMLAGLLKPDTVEGSDVEIPEFNVSYKPQKISPKFQNTVRHLLHSKIRDSYIHPQFVSDVMKPLQIEQLMDQEVVNLSGGELQRVALALCLGKPADIYLIDEPSAYLDSEQRIVASKVIKRFILHAKKTAFVVEHDFIMATYLADRVIVYEGRPSIDCVANSPQSLLTGMNLFLSHLDITFRRDPTNYRPRINKLDSTKDREQKSAGSYYYLDD, encoded by the exons ATGTCGGATCAGAGGTTGACACGTATAGCTATTGTGAGCTCCGACAAGTGTAAGCCGAAGAAGTGCCGTCAGGAGTGCAAGAAGAGCTGTCCCGTCGTCAAAACtg GGAAACTTTGTATTGAGGTGACTCCTGCATCTAAGATCGCTTTCATCTCAGAAGAGTTGTGTATTGGCTGCGGTATTTGCGTTAAG AAATGCCCATTTGAAGCAATTCAGATTATCAATTTGCCAAAAGACTTGGATAAAGATACAACACATCGTTATGGTCCAAACACTTTCAAGTTGCACAG GCTACCAGTCCCAAGACCTGGTCAGGTTCTTGGCCTGGTTGGAACAAATGGCATTGGGAAATCAACAGCCCTCAAAGTTCTGGCTGGGAAGTTGAAACCTAATTTGGGGCGCTTTAAT AATCCACCTGATTGGCAAGAGATCTTGACCTACTTCCGAGGATCTGAACTCCAGAATTATTTTACTCGTATTCTGGAAGATAACTTAAAG GCAATAATCAAACCCCAGTATGTTGACCATATTCCAAAGGCAGTCCAAGGTAATGTTGGTCAAGTGCTTGATCAAAAAGATGAAAGAGATATGAAACAAGATCTCTGTGAGGATCTTGAGCTGAATCAAGTGTTGGACCGTAATGTGGGAGATTTATCTGGTGGAGAGCTTCAAAGATTTGCCATTGCAGTTGTTGCCATACAGAATGCAGAAATATATATGTTTGATGAACCCTCTAGTTACCTTGATGTTAAACAGAGGCTTAAGGCTGCCCAAGTTGTTCGATCTTTGCTCCGACCTAACAG CTATGTGATCGTTGTAGAGCATGATCTCAGTGTTCTGGATTACTTATCAGACTTCATCTGCTGTCTATATGGGAAACCTGGTGCATATGGTGTTGTGACTCTTCCATTCTCAGTACGAGAAggaattaatatatttttggcTGGATTTGTCCCCACGGAAAATCTACGGTTCAGGGATGAATCTCTCACTTTTAAG GTAGCTGAGACTCCACAGGAAAGTGCTGAGGAGATTGAGACCTACGCACGATATAAATACCCAACTATGAGTAAAACTCAGGGTAATTTTAAGCTTAAGGTGATTGAGGGCGAATTTACTGATTCTCAGATTATTGTAATGCTTGGTGAAAATGGGACTGGAAAGACAACATTCATCCGCATGCTG GCTGGTTTACTAAAGCCTGATACCGTGGAGGGTTCTGATGTGGAGATCCCTGAGTTTAATGTTTCTTACAAGCCTCAGAAGATCAGCCCTAAATTTCAGAATACCGTGAGGCACTTGCTACATTCAAAAATTCGTGATTCGTACATTCATCCTCAGTTTGTATCAGATGTCATGAAGCCTCTCCAAATTGAGCAATTAATGGATCAAGAAGTTGTAAATCTCTCTGGTGGAGAGTTACAAAGAGTTGCCCTAGCTCTTTGCCTTGGGAAG CCTGCTGATATATATCTCATTGATGAACCGAGTGCATATCTTGACTCCGAGCAACGTATTGTTGCTTCAAAAGTCATAAAGAGGTTCATACTTCATGCGAAGAAGACAGCATTTGTGGTTGAGCATGACTTCATAATGGCAACATACCTAGCAGATCGTGTCATTGTCTATGAGGGAAGGCCTTCCATAGATTGTGTTGCTAATTCACCTCAGTCATTGTTGACTGGAATGAACTTGTTCTTATCT CACCTTGACATTACATTTAGAAGGGATCCGACTAATTACCGTCCAAGAATCAACAAGCTGGATTCAACTAAGGACAGGGAGCAGAAGTCTGCTGGATCCTATTATTATCTTGACGATTAA
- the LOC113705757 gene encoding arabinosyltransferase XEG113-like isoform X1, translating to MASWNSPIKDMANYKPVFLTIYATVVVGVVVSSFYVFSAVYSSSPSSSSSSSSSLWFSPVQNQVSNSSHVTVVNVSLGSTSQTQSKSMKPIWEAPPSGSKMPPLKTFRLTKELVQQRVKDNVIIVTFGNYAFMDFILTWVKHLTDLGVDNLLVGAMDTKLVEALYWKGVPVFDMGSHMSTVDVGWGSKAFHKMGRQKVILIDAILPMGFEVLMCDTDMVWLKNPLPYLARFPEADILTSTDQVAPTVVDDSLDIWQQVGAAYNIGIFHWRPSNSTKKLAREWKELLLANDDVWDQNGFNDLVRRQLGPPVDEESGLAYAYDGSIKLGLLPASIFCSGHTYFVQAMYQQLRLEPYAVHTTFQYAGTEGKRHRLREAMVFYDPPDYYNVSGGFLTFKPSIPKSLLLDGEHNVESHFALVNYQIKQIRTALAVASFLNRTLVMPPLWCRLDRLWFGHPGILQGSMTKQPFICPLDHVFEVNTMLKELPEDEFGPPIRIREYSLFDNPSMPKKVKESWLDVNLCQEGSRGCEVSNSTSQAGILKFPKRSSEETYKTVFSSFKDVEVIQFSSMQDAFSGFTDKSMEDKFRKRVKIYTGIWCCVENHTPGHIFYDIYWDEKPDWKPKPPQTPEEDHPPV from the exons TCCAAAACCAGGTATCAAATTCTTCTCATGTAACTGTTGTGAATGTGTCTCTGGGTTCCACCTCCCAAACACAAAGCAAATCGATGAAGCCTATTTGGGAGGCCCCCCCTTCTGGTTCTAAGATGCCACCTCTTAAAACCTTTAGATTGACCAAGGAACTGGTTCAGCAAAGGGTGAAGGATAATGTTATAATAGTCACCTTTGGTAACTATGCTTTCATGGATTTCATCCTCACATGGGTAAAGCACTTGACAGATTTAGGTGTCGATAACCTTCTTGTGG GTGCCATGGACACAAAACTGGTTGAGGCTCTTTACTGGAAAGGTGTACCAGTTTTTGATATGGGTAGTCATATGAGCACAGTAGATGTTGGATGGGGTTCAAAAGCATTTCACAAGATGGGAAGGCAGAAGGTTATTCTGATAGATGCCATTCTTCCTATGGGTTTTGAAGTACTAATGTGCGATACAGACATGGTCTGGTTGAAG AATCCGCTGCCTTATCTAGCACGTTTCCCTGAAGCTGATATCTTGACCTCAACTGATCAAGTTGCACCAACAGTTGTTGATGACAGTTTGGACATCTGGCAACAAG TTGGTGCTGCATATAACATTGGTATATTCCACTGGCGGCCATCCAATTCTACAAAAAAATTGGCAAGAGAATGGAAAGAATTGCTTCTCGCTAATGATGATGTATGGGATCAGAATGGTTTCAATGATCTTGTCAGGAGGCAGCTAGGACCACCTGTTGATGAAGAAAGTGGACTGGCCTATGCTTATGATGGAAGCATCAAGCTAGGTCTTCTCCCTGCAAGTATTTTTTGCAGTGGCCATACTTATTTTGTCCAG GCAATGTATCAACAACTCAGACTGGAGCCTTATGCTGTACATACCACATTCCAATATGCTGGTACTGAGGGAAAGCGTCATAGGCTACGAGAAGCAATGGTTTTCTATGATCCACCAGATTACTACAATGTATCAG GAGGGTTCTTGACATTCAAACCTTCTATACCCAAGAGCTTGTTGCTAGATGGAGAACATAATGTTGAATCACACTTTGCTCTTGTAAATTACCAA aTAAAACAAATAAGGACTGCCCTTGCTGTTGCTTCATTTCTGAATCGTACATTG GTAATGCCTCCGCTCTGGTGCAGGTTGGATAGGTTATGGTTTGGACATCCTGGAATTTTGCAAGGCAGTATGACGAAACAACCTTTTATCTGTCCTTTGGATCATGTATTTGAG GTTAACACAATGTTGAAGGAATTGCCAGAGGACGAATTTGGACCACCGATCAGAATTAGGGAATATTCTTTATTTGATAATCCATCAATGCCCAAGAAG gtGAAAGAATCATGGCTTGATGTAAATCTTTGTCAAGAGGGGTCACGAGGTTGTGAAGTTTCGAACAGTACAAGTCAAGCTGGAATTCTCAAATTTCCAAAGCGTAGTTCTGAAGAAACG TACAAGACTGTATTCTCATCATTCAAAGATGTTGAAGTCATCCAGTTCTCATCGATGCAAGATGCCTTCTCAGGCTTCACCGACAAG TCAATGGAGGACAAATTCAGGAAGCGTGTGAAGATATATACAGGTATATGGTGTTGTGTGGAAAATCATACTCCGGGTCACATATTCTATGACATCTATTGGGATGAAAAACCTGATTGGAAACCTAAACCGCCTCAAACGCCGGAGGAAGATCATCCACCTGTTTAA